In the Euphorbia lathyris chromosome 5, ddEupLath1.1, whole genome shotgun sequence genome, one interval contains:
- the LOC136231328 gene encoding transcription factor bHLH167-like, which translates to MERPTVNNRTLRNIRERDRRIHMRNQLSNLASVLPNQSKMSVNNLVDEATSHIKKMKRRIDQLELRRIQAKQEYNNDPSSSSDSGLPILKISSSDFTGLEVNLITGSSKKFKLHQVIQILQEEGAQVTSCSSTLKSDDHLFIYTIISQPMCSRIGIETEKIAERLQALICS; encoded by the exons ATGGAACGTCCAACAGTTAATAACAGAACTCTGCGAAACATAAGAGAGAGAGATCGAAGAATCCACATGAGGAATCAACTTTCAAATCTTGCTTCTGTTCTTCCCAACCAATCTAAG ATGTCAGTGAATAATCTGGTAGATGAAGCTACGAGTCATATCAAGAAGATGAAAAGGAGAATAGATCAACTTGAGCTAAGAAGGATACAAGCAAAACAAGAATATAATAATGATCCCTCCAGTTCATCAGATTCAGGTTTACCAATTCTAAAGATAAGTAGTAGTGATTTTACTGGTCTTGAAGTGAATTTGATTACTGGCTCCTCTAAAAAATTCAAGTTACATCAAGTtatccaaattcttcaagagGAAGGTGCTCAAGTTACAAGCTGTTCTTCCACCCTAAAATCTGATGATCATCTTTTCATATACACAATTATATCTCAG CCAATGTGTTCTAGAATCGGAATAGAGACCGAGAAAATTGCTGAGAGATTACAAGCGTTGATTTGCAGTTAG